The DNA region taataaaagacaTAATTTTGAGaacttttttttcctcaaatttaTGGAAAAATGATACAGTTGGTTTCAAGGATATGAGTTGCATGCAACATGAAACACTGAATCTGTTGGTAACAATGGTATTCAATACAAatctcaaattattttattttttttctacaaatatGAAACTAGGTGGAAAGGTCAAATACTCTGCaacatttttatgatattttatatgCTGAGTATAATTTCCTAGTCAAAAGGATAAATGTTGATGATACTTACAAAATCGACACTGTAATCTTTGGACATCAGAAATGGATAAAGGATGAACCAGAACACAGAGTCAGTTAGCACTACAGCACCTGCACAAgtctatatatttaaaagaaaataaaaaaataaattatattgatagATTACCTCGTGAGATTGATAGAAAACACCCTACACTTGTTAAAACAAGTTAATCACACAATGAAacccaaaatataaattaattacagCATTTCATTAATATTAAGAAAAAGAGCAAGATGCATATTATTACACAAGCAGACATCTTAAAGTCGAGGAATTCTTATGTAGAGTTCGTCTATATAAGTTGTGTAAACTTTGCTAACTTGACCCaaagatttatataattatatttttttgatataaAGTAATAACGAACTTCTTGTTAGTGTAATTATTTAATCACAGCATTTTACAAACTACCAATGGCTGTGGATACATTCATcagacaattaattttttttataaaatttaatatcattaatgctaaattctcttataatatatttttaccatTCGTCATCAAGTTTAAAAtatccatgaaaaaaaaaagaaaaatctacagcgatgaaataacaaaaagaattcaagtaaaaaaaaaaaataacaacaagaaTTAcctgaaaaattatttgaaaaatgtaaCCCCATAAACCAGCTGTTTTCCGAGCATCAACTATATAAGTGCCTAGTTCTGGATCTAAAGAAGTGCCATTGACCGTGCTGCTcccatatttattttgttttagggaacatccatataaagagaaatatgaTCCAAACTGAAAGTGAAAtcgagattaaaaaaaacaagacaatCACAtaagatattataaaaaaaagaaaaaatgatatagtgcattttcatattttcatactaatttttttactacaatGTATAAGAGTTGGAAATGTAAAGCCTTACCCCAAAGTAAATAGTGACCAATGTAAAGGTCCATCTGTTAAgcacaataaaaaaagaaacaatattaCGATTAGAATTTTTACAAAGACAATGGTTTATTGAAACAATCAATcatttccttaaaaaaacaataatttgacCCTTTTCTGCCTTATTCATCTTTTATGCCAcgagtattaaaaaataatacccCAATAAATGCAAGATATCATGAAACTGTTCTTTAAAAATCCTAAAACTatatctaaaaataatattaaaaaaattatacaaagtcTTTAGCTTAAGAATTGAGGTGGCAATGAAACACCTaacaaagaaattaatacaatttttcTAATCCATTTTTTCAAAAAGGATGACagttattgttattttcaacaatatatatatatatattcttaatgcATTTTATCATTGAACATGCAAAGAATAATAGAGCATTCATATACGCTTTATTAATGTATAGCTTACTGAGTATAGAAGTAAAATATGCCTGCTCCATCTGCAGCCACACTTGCAATGATCAAAGCCAAAAGCACAACAAAACAAATTATTCTATAAATAAGGAGCCATGAAGGATCAATTCCTTTAAGACAGGTGTTCCATGCTTCATCCTCATATAGCAATCCAGCTTCTTCCTCCCCCTGATTTTCTCCACTATTCGATCTTGATTTGTTGAATCCTtcatatttgaatattaaaaaagatGCTAGAGCCATGGAGGCTAAAATCCATAGTGCACAGAAGAAGAACCTCCAATTCAACCAATAACTTAGGGTAGTAGAGTCTGAAGTTATGGTTGGTTGCCATGTATGGCTAGAGGACTCTGTGAAGAAACTCATGAGTTATGTGTGCTAGCTTTAGAATTttatgtttcttcttgatgtGTTTCTTGAAACACTATGCACAATGGTGGGAGAATCATGCATTGGACTACCCTTTTCAATGATAGCCCTCAGTTCCAATAACAATACTACAACAAAAGGATAAAATGGATAGAAACTTGAAAAAATTCTATAAACACATCACAAAGATCAGCAAAAATTGCAAATGTATCAATGAAGATACAAGATATGCATCCAGAAAATTGGAACTAAGAAGCCAGGATTGTAAAAAGGAAATTAGTCACCACTAGCACATGCTTGAAAAAGAATGTACTATTAGCTACATCACAAATTAATGCAATTATAACCGAAGTAGAATTTTGATATGATTGTTGAGAAATTTGAAACTCAAGTGGGAGGAGAGAATGAGCATACACCAAGTTCGGATACATAACAACAAGCTTGCAGATCAATTTTTTGAAGCCAATGAAATCTAGATTCCTTACTTGAGATTGCTTCACCCCAAAGTCCAAAAAGTTCATTGCTTCAtccaaatgaagaaagaaaaaaataaaataaaataggggTGATTCCGGATGGGAAGAAAGAAAGGTGTAGCACTCACTATTGACAAGTAAAATTTAGAGGGCAGAAGATGCTTTGCTTTATGCTTTTATGTgagtgaaagagagagaaagaagaatcaAGTTGTGTGAACAATATAACCCCAGGCACAAGGaatttgataataatattaaaaagagcATATGTTTTTTTGG from Glycine soja cultivar W05 chromosome 8, ASM419377v2, whole genome shotgun sequence includes:
- the LOC114423132 gene encoding uncharacterized protein LOC114423132, with the protein product MSFFTESSSHTWQPTITSDSTTLSYWLNWRFFFCALWILASMALASFLIFKYEGFNKSRSNSGENQGEEEAGLLYEDEAWNTCLKGIDPSWLLIYRIICFVVLLALIIASVAADGAGIFYFYTQWTFTLVTIYFGFGSYFSLYGCSLKQNKYGSSTVNGTSLDPELGTYIVDARKTAGLWGYIFQIIFQTCAGAVVLTDSVFWFILYPFLMSKDYSVDFLIFCMHSINALFLLGDTSLNCMRFPMFRFAYFVLWTSTFVIFQWIIHVCVSLWWPYPFLDLSSSYAPLWYLAVALMHFPCYGVFALIVRMKHLWLSKSFPGSSRFVR